One genomic window of Caballeronia sp. SBC1 includes the following:
- a CDS encoding response regulator, with amino-acid sequence MSKILVVDDSSTVRDEVAGFLRKNGLDVETAIDGKDGLAKMKSSPGIKLVISDVNMPNMDGLTMVEKIRGELVNTTVNIIMLTTESSPAMKERGKAAGVKGWIVKPFKGDAVLETFRKLAS; translated from the coding sequence ATGTCGAAAATTCTTGTTGTCGATGACTCCAGCACGGTTCGCGACGAGGTCGCCGGTTTCCTGAGAAAGAACGGACTGGACGTGGAGACTGCTATCGATGGAAAAGATGGCCTCGCCAAAATGAAGTCGAGTCCCGGGATCAAGCTCGTCATCAGCGACGTCAATATGCCCAACATGGACGGCCTGACCATGGTCGAGAAGATTCGCGGCGAGCTCGTGAATACCACGGTCAATATCATCATGCTGACCACGGAGAGCAGCCCGGCCATGAAAGAAAGAGGCAAGGCCGCCGGCGTCAAGGGCTGGATCGTCAAACCGTTCAAAGGTGACGCCGTGCTGGAAACCTTCAGGAAGCTGGCAAGCTAA